The genomic DNA ACCCATATGCTTACAGACCCCACACAGTATAATTTAGCCATCTGTTTCATGGAGTGTAGCATGTTGTCTAGTAGCATTCATTTTCATTGCACAATGTTTACTGTGGATTGATTAAATCTTGCTCTCTCTCTGGAAAGAATCCAGGTATGTGTGCTTATACTTTGCTATAGGTGCTGAAAGGGAAGCACACAAAACCACAGGAGTATGTGACAGACAGGGTACGTGACATGGGAAATCACCTGCTgcaccagctctgcactgccccTGACATGGGCTGCCATGAGTAACAGCCATGATTTTAAGGCTGTGCCTGTTTTGAGTTGTACTTCAGAGattatttcttgtttctgcACTTTGGAAAGAGACTTTACACAATTGCTTTGAAGTTCACTTGGTTTCAGTTAAAACGCTCTCTCTTGACTGATGATAAAGCAAAGATGGCTGGGCCACAACTGCTGATAGTAGCatacttttttaaagaattcgagctattttcagaggaaatgatAGCTGATTCTTGCCTTTTTGGAAACTCAGACTGCCCTGATATTAGGTTCCCTGGACTACAGAGGTCCATTGTTTTTTTGAAACTAAATGGTTATAAGGTTGGAAGTCTGAATACAAACTgacctatttaaaaaaaaaaaacaaaaccaaactccCCCTCCTTACACCTCATTTCCCAGTATCCTCTAGTCTTTGTCAATTTTACCAGTGATCCAGTACACATCCACCATACTGCCTTGGATGTGCCTCTTAAGAAACTCTTTTTTCAAGGTAAAGCTTATTTAACATCTTAAGAGATCTCTATTTTCCATCATATTGTGAAGATTTGTGCTTCAGCTTATATCCTTCCACTCTTCAGTAGTTACCCTTATGTGTTATTAGCTATATACAAGGTACTGTttgacagggtttttttaaattgtattacTGTTCATGCTATTCATTACAACTTACTTCTGTTGAGTGTCCTGTATCAACTAATTTACCACTAGTTTCATTTAAATTACAACTTCAGAACGTGTATTAGTCTCATGAAATTTTGAATCACAGTTGACTTTCTTCTAGACTAACAACATCAGTTATGTGACATGTGTAATCtttaaattcaaaatgttttcttcacagtacTCTGCATTTCATTTAGAATGTAATATTTTAACAACACTTTCACTGTTTCTTGCTCTACAGAAAAGCTGGTAACCAGCAAAGAAGACACAAAAGCTAAAATCACTATGTGGAGCTGTGAAGCCTTAATCAACAGTACTGAGAACAGTGAGGACCAGCATCTCTGCCATGACTTCGACCTTGTGCTTTCCATCTTTTCCCTACTCTACCTCATTATATGTTTCCCAATTGGCCTTTGTTACAATGGCCTGCTGGTCCTAGTTAACCTCTACAACAAAGCTACTATGACTATGCCAGATGTTTACTTCGTCAACATTGCCGTTGCCGGTCTCATCATCAACACTCTGGCACCAATGTACCTGCTAGGTCTTGCCAATACAAAATGGGCCATCTGGAATTCCAACAATGAAGTTTATATTACCTTTCTTATTTTATTCAACGTCTCATCATTAGTTACCATGTACTCTACCACACTGCTCAGTCTGGACTACTACATTGAGCGTGCTCTGCCCAGGACTTACATGTCCAGTGTGTACAACACCAAACACGTCTGTGGGTTCATCTGGGGCGGTGCCATGCTCACAAGCTTCTCATCTCTCCTGTTCTACGTCTGCAACCACGTGTCCACCAAAATAATTGAGTGTTCCAAGATGCAGAACCAGGAAGCAGCAGATGCCATCATGGTGTTCATCGGGTACGTTGTACCCGCCATCGCTGTTCTCTACGCGCTGACGCTGATCCTGCGGATACGCAAGGAGGCCACGCCACTGGATCAGGACACTGGGCGCTTGGATCCATCAGTGCACAGGCTGCTGATTGCCACAGTCTGTACCCAGTTCACCCTGTGGACACCCTATTACATTATTCTCTTGGTAAGCACATTTACTAACCTACGAGGAAGAATTCCAGATGTAAATTCCATTCAAATATTACACTTCGCCACGATTTTGTCAAAATTCCTGgctttctccagcagctttgtCATGCCTCTGCTCTACAGATACATTAACAAAAACTTCCCCAACAAATTACGACGGTTGCTTAAAAAGATACACTGTGGGAATCAAGGGTGTTCTCACGAGCGCACAGTGGTACAGCAGGTCATGACATAGGTGTGACACAACCCCTGGTGCTCTGTGACTGCCGCGCTGGGTGCTCAGTGCTGGGACTgtgacactgctgtgctggcactcaGACATTAGAGAGTCCCAACCAAGAGGCTGGAAGGAGCTTCCATTGCAGTTGAATGCAAGAGTCTTAATTTTCCAGTAGGTGTTTGCTGAAGTGGTGTGAGGCTCTGGCCTGTGTGCTGCACTACCTGTGACATCTGATACCTTAGTGCACTGAACTGGTGACAAAGGATAAACTCTGTTTTCATGGCTCTGATCTTCCTGTCTGAAGAAATCAACTAAGCAGTTTACTGAAGTCTTGACTGAAGACACAGCACCTTGTATCTTGTATAGGAAAAGGTATTACCTTGTTTTCTGTACAAAGTGATAGTGCTATCCTTGATGAAGTAAATAGAATTTTTCAATGAAGATTATATAGATGATCTTTACTGAAGATCATATTATCCAATGATACATGTCCAAATAGTAAATgttaattataaattaaattatttaatttctttctccctcacTGAATCCCCTCTAAAAGAAGCCTAATTtactattttcagaaattattttctcacaCAAACTAACCTGTTTTAATGTTTATGgtaaagtgatttttcttttagctacaacaaataacaaaaatgtgttttaattttccagtgctttgtTTGTATCCTAAAACATTTCAggaattcagaaatatttattaactaATTCTGAGGGAACTTAGAGATGTTCGTTCCACATATTAAAATGAAGGACACAGTCATTTACAAAGTTAAATCAGAATTTAACTAGTAAAGATTGTCTGGCTAAGTGTTATGGTCCACATATGTTCATGTAACAAGAGTaattatcttaaaaaataaatatgtttatgattaacattttgtattttcaaggGATATGTTTGcaacaaataaattaaactcTCTTTAATCTAGGACATCACTGGAGTTTTGGAAATCATATAAAATTCCCCAATACAGGAATCCCAGTCAGCAACAGCTCTTTGCTGACCTCTCAAAAAAGCCTTCCATTGGGATTCTTGGATACACAGTAAAGTCTAGTTTCACACTAGGGATGAAGAAATCCAATCCAGATCACCAAATTTTACTGATTATATGAAATACGTAAGAAACGCAGACATGCTGCAGGAAGCACATAAAGAGTTACAACAACAAAACTACAAAGCACTGACCCAAAAACTACCTGTTCTTGTGCTGCTGTTGCATTAATGACAGGAGGGGGGGTACAAGTGAAACTGATACTCTCCCACTGGTGTGGGGCCACAAGACATTTCTGTCACTTGATACATGCTACAGCATCATTTTGTTGCTTAATCTGTCACAGCACAACTCAAATCCCATGtgacttcattaaaaaaatgtgacttttcaAGCTTCACGTATGGAGCAAGACCAGAACTGAACATTTCCCATTGTTCAGAGCACAGTCTTGTCTGGTAACTGGTCCTAGTCTGTCAGCAGAGGTACACACTGAAGTCTTACATGAAAAGCATGTGAGGAACAGACCTTTCAGACCTTTTCCCTTCAAGCAATTTCTTCCCATAGTCTTCTTTGCTTATCCTCTTTATCTACAAGCGTCTCTAAGTTACCAACATCCTGGTGGAAGACTTTCCATTAATCGTTagttttttaatagcttttcagattttattgaatttttttaaccCTTAAAGCCTACAGAGTAAATAACCtgtttctgtggtgttttcagTTTTAGCCTGTTGATGAAAGCCATGTTAAGGAATGAAGCTGTTCCTTATCACTGTGTCCCAGCTCACACACTCATTTATAGTGATTCTATGCTGACATACATGATACTGGCTGCTTTCTAGGTTTTGCCCCCCTTGTGAGATTTTCTATAAATTTCTATACATCTTGAGCATTCAGGCTCACTTCCACACAGAAGCGTTTAAGAACAAAATCTTTCCTTACAGCTGTCAAGCAAACAGACTCCTTCTTCCCATCTGAGGAAAATGAGGTTTCTTAATGCACCACATTAAATCTCTCATATAAAATCTGTTAAAGAAATTCTCTGCCATTATGCAGGAAGGGAGGAACTGGCTTATCTGGTGTGAATAGAGGCTTTCAGAACTGGGACACTGCCAGAACGGTGTGGCTGAGCAGGCAGCATTAAGTGCAATTTCAACTTCCATGTTGCTTCCTCActtccatctcctccttctcttaaggcatcttattttctgtctctaacAGACTGTtgcctttatttctgttcttttctctctgtgttaAACTCCGAGTTTCAGATCATGGCTCTTCtataatttctctttattgttttcacttctctgcacaatttatttaactttcctttctctcccatcCCTGCTTGGTCTTGCACACCTGGTACCATTCAATACTCATGTTTACTTCTTCACACTGACTCCTTTACGATGATCCACATCTTATTCAGTGATTGGACATTACAAACAAATTTATGTACTAAAATGGAAGCTGCTATTTAAGAGATGTagaaagacagatttttatgtaatttacCCATGGGGTatcaaatctgtttttttcctaatcttttTTACTGCAACGGGTATTTGTCTGTATCCTTGATAAACACTGAATGTCATGGCAATCATACATACAACAACTTGGATAATTTAATGAACAAGACTGGTATCCACTCAACCTCctttaaaagttaatttgaTGTATTAGTTGCCTCAAAGAAACTGTGCCATGGATCTGCCTGGCTGCTGTTCTCTTGAGCAAATTCTGAACTTAATTGCAGCACTCTCACCTGGTATCTCTTAAAAAGCAGCATCCTAAAAAGAGAGAGCTTTGCAATATTTATATAAAGAACAGTAGGGGGGCAAGTGCAGTAAAATACTTAAGGAAATACAAGGTATCATAAATTAGGAAGAACTTTTATGGACAAATCTTTACAAAGTTCTCAAGAATGGGACCTTTCCATTTCAAACACCTGAAGGTTTCTGGTGACTGTAAATAGGGGCTTACCTATTACACATTTAAATAGATATGAATAAAATACTGTATATATGCAAGATAAAAATCAGCCTACTGATGTAAAAAGAATCTGCAAAGagtttattaaattatttcttaaactGTATCATTTAAATGTAAACCTCTGAACAGGAAGGTGTACTGTATGCTTCTGTATGTATATAATGTGTACTAGAAAGTAAGCACTAGTTAAGTGCCATTATTAACAGTGTTATTTTCTCACAGAATTAAACTTAATATTTGAGTTGATCTATGGCTTATAGCCCTCTTGCTGAAGTGCTAATTAAGTCAAATCAATGAACTAACTTGTCATGCTCTCCTTCTGTGTGAGTTACTAACACAGCTAGCTCAAGACAGGTCCTTGTTGACCAACTTCATAGAGGTCCTAGTTTCAAAAGTTTACATTTCAGAATCAAATTTTGTTGGGCTCTGAAGATGtaatttcagttaattaaaGAAAGTGATCAGCCACTAGAAAATTCCTGGTTCTATTGCGATGAAGAGACGTGGACTCCAGTATCATGTCAAGATACTACAGAAATGGACTTTCTGGAAAGCTTCATAAAGGAAGCATTGGCTCATAATACACTCTAAATAAAAAGTGTTCAGGTATATGTGGTCAATAAAatgtgtgattttatttttgttgtttttgctttcttgatAAAAACCTGTTGCAGACAAGCTTAAACCTGTGTGGCTTCACTGAATCAAAACATAACAGATTGCATGATTTGGATGTCAAATTTCCAGGACATAATTTGACATTattaaaatctcattatttATCAGCATGAAGTTGGCTGGGAATAAAAGCTAAAAGGCACATACCTcccctgatttttttcagcataaagTATCCTGCAGTTAATGAGACAGAGTTAACAGTGCACCTGGAGATCAGTGCAAACATTGGCCACATCCTGAcaacttcctttcctttgtgctgccacaATCAGTTTCCTGCAGAAATTCTCTTGGTTCTCAGAACAACATAAAATAACCCACACCTCTGGCAtcccaaagaaaacacagcttttaagAATCTAAGGTACCTCATACCACATTCATTGCAGTAACCACTGCACATAACCAAAAGATTACTCCCTGTGGATCAATTCGTTTACCCtacatatatgaaaatattttcttggctgtactttcaaaattattcatttgttCCCTTTCAATGTTCTGTGAACTGTAGAAAGACAGCAACTAACAGCAAACTCTATTTAAAATAGTTATTGCTAAACCCTTTTAAGAAACTCTCAGTCCAAGGCACGCCTGAGTTTTAAGTCTCagtcagaaataaatgaaaatggcAACTATCAAAGTGGAAGTTGCAATATTACACCATTTAATCAAAGCCAAGTATCTGACAGGATGCCCTTACTTTCACACAGTGTTTTAAGGGGTGTGTTCTGCTACTTTAATAGGAGAGCCAGCATCTCTGAACAACTACAGAGCAGGGATTTTCTGATCCTTCATTCCACAGAGCTTTTGGATACATCCAACAAAAAGGCTGTTTCTCAGCTGGATTAGTAAACCCCCTCATATACAACACAGATTGAAGGATTTTCAGTGAGAACATAGTTACTAGGCACCAAGTTCACAAGCCCACAGGTTTTTGAAGGGTGAACAACTACATATATGCAAGGGAAAAGGGTTGATTAGGTACAACGAAGTCAAGATGTTTACACCAGTACAAACCAGGCTGACACAGCACCTGAATCTGCCATTATCTGTCAATACAGAGACTTCAGAAGTCAACCACATTTTGGAACAGTCACAGAAAATACTCATCCAACTACTGCATAACAGGAGAATAGGCCCCAAGGTTGCAAAGAAAATTCGACACTGCTACCACAAGCCTCAGAAGGAAGTtacaccattttttttccttgtttaaaaCTAAgactgaattaaatttttttttgtgctgtgggTATGTGCACAGGTAATGCCCTATTTATCACTgcttaataaaaatgaaaacagcccAGTGTCTAGGCTGGAGACCTCGTGAGCttcactgcagcagcatggGACTGGTAAGAAAAGCAGAACCCGCCCAAGTGCCACTCTCAGTTCCACTGTTTGCTGGGGACTCGGAGAGGAATTGATTCTTGCCTaagtttctgcagctgtgaaGTGCTCAACACACTGATAGATCTGAAACATCTGCTCCTAGATTAATTTATGTTGTTTCTTAATAAGCAAAAACCTTGTGTATTTCTTGAGTATCTTGTGCAATACCTTTTCCAAGTGAAAGCAATCTAATGGTACAAACCCAGCTGTGCAGACTGCCATGGCAACAAATCTGAAGTGTGAAATGTTTCCTCTGATGAATTTCCTTTAGTTTTCCATTATATATCAAAACACTTTGACATATGCTGACTACATGCTTTTTCCATCAGGAGAGCAGATCTATTATCTCCTTTGTCATCCTGCTTTCTTCCCACCAAGTCTTTCCCTTACCTTGAAAATCCATGTGATTTCCTTATATTCCTTCCTTCTAAAGAACTGGCACCTTTAATTACATCCGCAAGAATTGTCAAAAATATTCACAGTCTGCAGCAGGCAGAATTTCCGTACAATTACAAATCATGACAGTAAAACACTTTAAAGCACCAGATTCTCATTAGAGTACTTATTAAttaagtataaaaatatatttaaaaaaaaccacctttctATCAAAAATTCTTTAAAGCAAGATTTATAACCAGAAGTGAATCCATTTAATCTAGTTTAAAAAGTACTTGCAcgcttttccccctcttcttaaatacattatcccagaggtgctgccagtggcactgatgggctcagccttggccagtggcaggtCCATCTTGGGGTCAGCTGGAATTGGATCTGTTGGACATGGAGAAGTTTCTGGCAGCTTCCCACAAAAGCCACCTCTGTGCCttcttccctgcctctgctatccaaaccttgccatgcaaacccgGTACAATTACTAATTACAAAGTGAATTGAAAAGCCTAATTTTAGTCCCCCAAAATCTGTAAACTTAAGCTAGAATTTATCTTGAAGTCGGTAGAATTTCTGCACTGTTTCTTATGTCCAAAACCTTTAAAAGATCATTTTGAAACGAATTCTGGTATTGGTTTATGAAAGCTGTTTTAGAAACTCCATCTGGTGGTCACTGGCAGAATGCTCTTTCAGTTCCCAAAAGCAGTAAGATCAGTAAAATTAGTTCGATTTAAATTCATCTTTAGGctaaaaaaacacaacaactCAGTCCCAGTTTCTGTTAAACACAGATTTGTACAGCTGGTGCTGTCTGCAAGCAGTGAGGGTATTGCTACAAGTATTTAGAGGAAACAACATTAACCTCAACTTGTACAGCCAACTGCTGCTGTGAGGGAGAGGCAGGTAAGAGACAATTCTGTTGCAAGAAACAAATCTCAACAATGGTTAATTTTAGTTTTGAACCTAAGAGAAGGATATTTAACCAGGCTACTAGGTCTGACTATTcacaaggaagaaatatttattaaaaagcacATGTTTCTTGTATTGTTTCATGAAACATCTGTTACTGGTCATTGTGGTTGACAAGATGCTCGAAGACCAAAGGAGGTGCCATTCCCATTCAGCTCGAGAGTATTGTAATTCTTTCTAATTAAGTATGGTCTCACTAGTTCACAATGAAATAGATTTCTTAATTAAGAGAGAAGTCTGAAATTTTTCAGGTCCAGCCTATGTGCAGTTAAATAATCATTCCAGCACCTGCACTGCTATGCAGAGACCAGCTCTCTTATTAAAACTTGCCattagaaaaagcttttttccacCCTTTAGTAGAatgttattttgaaatacaggCAATTTTTGAGCTCTTGTAGCTGAGTTACACAGATGATTTACCTGTATTGAGGAATTTATTTTGTGATTGATAGAAACATTACTgtatagtaataataataaaatactgGTTAGTAAAACAACTCACACTACAAACAGTGCTCCAATAAGCCAATAATAAAATCACTAATAGTGAACCACAGGCAAGGAACCCTGAGATGTGAAGGCAGCAATCACACAGCAGCCAGCATGGCTGTTctaggagaaaaggaagaaatgct from Corvus cornix cornix isolate S_Up_H32 chromosome 14, ASM73873v5, whole genome shotgun sequence includes the following:
- the GPR146 gene encoding probable G-protein coupled receptor 146, with amino-acid sequence MWSCEALINSTENSEDQHLCHDFDLVLSIFSLLYLIICFPIGLCYNGLLVLVNLYNKATMTMPDVYFVNIAVAGLIINTLAPMYLLGLANTKWAIWNSNNEVYITFLILFNVSSLVTMYSTTLLSLDYYIERALPRTYMSSVYNTKHVCGFIWGGAMLTSFSSLLFYVCNHVSTKIIECSKMQNQEAADAIMVFIGYVVPAIAVLYALTLILRIRKEATPLDQDTGRLDPSVHRLLIATVCTQFTLWTPYYIILLVSTFTNLRGRIPDVNSIQILHFATILSKFLAFSSSFVMPLLYRYINKNFPNKLRRLLKKIHCGNQGCSHERTVVQQVMT